In Thermogemmata fonticola, a genomic segment contains:
- a CDS encoding thymidine phosphorylase: MVGPLRAVDVIRKKRDGGKLTPEEIAFFVQGAVSGTGWMPYQVSALLMAIYFRGMDLEETACLTQAMAASGQRWDWSDLPGPVVDKHSTGGVGDKTSLILAPLAAACGVYVPMMSGRGLGHTGGTLDKLEAIPGFRVEWEPEQIRSILRDVGLIMMGPTAAMAPADRILYALRDVTATVESIPLITASILSKKIAEGIAALVLDVKCGRGAFMKHRPDAEALALSLQQVGTAAGLRLVTLLTAMDAPLGCCIGNALEVKEAIETLQGRGPEDITALSVRLAAHMVLLGGLADSLAQAEARVRQALQSGQGLERFRRCVMQQGGDPRVLDRPELLPQAPHVEAWRAPRAGYVAALHADRLGQASMLLGAGRARLEDTVDPAVGIVCRVRPGQKVSPGECLLEVHYRQDQSLKAALPLLEQAVILEDGPPAALPNEPLVLHTWGAGTA; encoded by the coding sequence ATGGTCGGTCCGTTGCGTGCTGTTGATGTCATTCGCAAAAAGCGGGATGGGGGAAAATTGACCCCTGAGGAAATCGCCTTTTTTGTCCAGGGGGCGGTTTCGGGAACGGGGTGGATGCCTTATCAGGTGTCCGCCCTGTTGATGGCCATCTACTTCCGGGGGATGGACCTGGAGGAAACCGCCTGCTTGACCCAGGCCATGGCCGCCTCTGGGCAGCGCTGGGACTGGTCGGACCTGCCGGGTCCGGTGGTGGACAAGCACAGTACCGGCGGCGTGGGTGACAAAACTTCCCTGATCCTGGCTCCCCTGGCGGCGGCCTGTGGTGTGTATGTGCCCATGATGTCGGGGCGCGGCTTGGGCCATACGGGCGGAACCCTCGACAAACTGGAAGCAATCCCCGGTTTCCGGGTCGAGTGGGAGCCGGAGCAAATCCGCTCGATCCTGCGTGATGTGGGGCTAATCATGATGGGACCGACGGCGGCTATGGCACCCGCGGATCGCATCCTCTACGCCCTGCGCGACGTGACTGCCACGGTCGAAAGCATCCCGCTCATCACCGCCTCGATCCTGAGCAAAAAAATCGCGGAAGGGATTGCCGCTTTGGTTCTCGACGTCAAATGCGGCCGGGGAGCCTTCATGAAACATCGTCCGGATGCCGAGGCCCTGGCTCTGTCCTTGCAACAGGTCGGCACAGCAGCGGGCTTGCGTCTCGTGACGCTTTTGACAGCGATGGATGCTCCCCTAGGCTGTTGCATCGGCAACGCCCTGGAGGTGAAGGAAGCCATCGAAACCCTCCAGGGCCGGGGACCGGAGGATATCACCGCCTTGTCCGTCCGATTGGCAGCCCATATGGTCCTTTTGGGTGGATTAGCCGACTCGCTGGCTCAAGCGGAGGCCAGGGTTCGCCAGGCCCTCCAAAGCGGCCAAGGGTTGGAGCGGTTCCGCCGCTGTGTGATGCAGCAAGGAGGCGATCCGCGCGTTCTAGACAGGCCGGAGCTTCTCCCCCAGGCTCCGCATGTGGAAGCCTGGCGTGCTCCGCGAGCCGGTTACGTGGCGGCGCTGCACGCCGATCGCCTGGGTCAAGCCTCTATGCTCCTCGGAGCGGGGCGTGCCCGTTTGGAGGACACGGTGGACCCGGCCGTCGGAATCGTCTGCCGCGTTCGCCCCGGCCAGAAGGTCTCCCCAGGAGAGTGCCTCCTGGAGGTCCATTATCGCCAGGACCAATCTCTGAAGGCGGCATTACCGCTCTTGGAACAAGCCGTTATACTGGAAGACGGTCCGCCGGCGGCCTTGCCCAATGAACCCTTGGTGCTGCACACTTGGGGAGCAGGGACGGCATGA
- the cdd gene encoding cytidine deaminase codes for MKMEADPLVQAAWRAWANAYAPYSHFAVGAAVECESGRIFAGCNVENASYGLTLCAERNALAQALATGERRFRRLAVVTDTSVLTPPCGACRQWLWELAPAAEVILVNRQGVYRILPVAELLPHAFDARQLRTPSPSPPGENAGGPTSPES; via the coding sequence ATGAAAATGGAGGCGGACCCCTTAGTCCAAGCCGCCTGGAGGGCCTGGGCCAACGCCTATGCGCCCTATTCCCACTTTGCGGTTGGCGCGGCGGTGGAGTGCGAGTCAGGACGCATCTTTGCCGGTTGCAATGTGGAAAACGCCAGTTACGGTTTAACTCTCTGCGCAGAGCGGAACGCCTTGGCTCAAGCTCTAGCCACGGGAGAGCGGCGCTTCCGCCGCCTGGCCGTTGTCACCGATACTTCCGTGCTTACCCCGCCCTGCGGTGCCTGCCGGCAGTGGCTTTGGGAGCTGGCCCCGGCTGCGGAGGTCATCTTGGTGAATCGCCAAGGAGTTTACCGAATACTTCCCGTGGCTGAGTTGTTGCCCCACGCCTTCGATGCCCGGCAACTGCGGACGCCCTCGCCTTCTCCGCCAGGGGAAAATGCAGGCGGCCCAACTTCGCCGGAATCCTGA
- the upp gene encoding uracil phosphoribosyltransferase — MAAPVLVLDHPLLQHHLGQLRAVQTEPPAFRALVAILSQALFVEATRDVRAVPAEVTTPLGTAPSCQVQERLAFVPVLRAGLGMAEALLDFWPKASVWHLGLYRDHDTLQPITYYNKLPPRVDADLALVLDPMLATGGSAMAAIDILKRHHVRRIKYLGLIAAPEGIRALQKAHPDVPLYLMAIDDHLNEHGYIVPGLGDAGDRQFAT, encoded by the coding sequence ATGGCTGCTCCCGTCCTTGTTCTGGACCATCCGCTGCTCCAGCATCATCTGGGTCAATTGCGCGCTGTGCAAACCGAGCCGCCGGCGTTCCGTGCTTTGGTCGCCATTTTGTCCCAAGCACTCTTCGTGGAAGCCACCCGTGATGTGCGCGCCGTCCCCGCAGAAGTCACAACACCGCTGGGAACCGCGCCGAGTTGCCAAGTCCAGGAACGATTGGCCTTTGTTCCGGTCCTGCGAGCTGGTTTAGGGATGGCGGAAGCCCTGCTGGACTTCTGGCCGAAGGCAAGCGTTTGGCATCTGGGATTATACCGGGATCATGACACATTACAGCCCATCACCTATTACAACAAACTGCCGCCCCGTGTCGATGCGGACCTGGCCCTGGTCCTGGATCCGATGCTTGCCACCGGCGGCAGTGCCATGGCGGCCATTGACATCCTCAAACGCCATCACGTCCGCCGGATCAAATACCTGGGTCTGATCGCCGCCCCGGAAGGGATCCGTGCCTTGCAAAAGGCCCACCCGGATGTTCCCTTGTATCTGATGGCTATCGACGATCACCTCAATGAGCACGGCTACATTGTGCCGGGCTTAGGGGATGCCGGCGACCGCCAGTTTGCCACGTGA